TTAATCCTGAGGCATGTACTTGGCTTCCACGTCGCGGAAGCGGCGGACGTTGTCGATGACGGTGTCCTTATCGCCAGATTGCAACGCCCAGACGGGGACGAATTCGAATTCGGGCAGCTCAAGGCGTGCCATACGCTGGCCTACGGGGAAGGAAAGTCCGTAGACCACCTGCCACGGATAAAAGCGCGTGCCCACGATATTGCGGACCTCTACCCCATCCTCATTGGCGCGCAGGCGTGGACGGTTAAGAGCGATCCAGGACAGAACGGAAATGAGAACACCTACGCCAGGGAAGGCGAATTTGTCGATGGTAGTCACGTGCGCACCGGTAAAAGACACATCCAAGGTGATTCCCATGAAGATATGGATGGCCATAACGAGGATCACCCAGGCGATAGCGACCTTGCGCAAGAAAGGCGAGGTGGCCGTAAACTCCCATGGCTTAGACGTGGTCTGGGCGAAGGGATCGGCGCTGGTATAGGCCAATACTTCGGCGTCGCTAAGCTGGTGGCTGTGCTGCGGATTCTTTGGGGCCTGCGCCTCGTTCATGTGCATACTCCTTTGGGGCGCGACCCGCCGGCCACCTTAGTGGTCAAGCATCGCGCGCTGACGCATTGCTAGAGGTTACTTCTGTGCTGCGTTTAGTGTACGCAACTGCAGCGCGGTATCTAAAGCCGCAATCATAGCTTCGGCACCCTTGTTTTCTACCGAATCTGCAAAACCGGCACGGTCGATGGCTTGCTGCTGGTCGTTGACTGTCAGCACACCGTTAGCAACCGGGGTGGATTCATCGAGCGAGATGCGAGTCAGCGCCTGGGTGACAGAGTCGCATACGTAATCAAAGTGCGGGGTGCCGCCACGGATAACGCAGCCTAGCGCCACCACGGCATCGTAGGCACGGGCTGCTGCTTGGACCACAACGCCAAGTTCCAGCGCACCTACCACTCGGTATTCGTCAACCTCGGCCCCATTATCGGTTGCAGTCTGCACCGCCTGGGCATGGAGCTGGTCGCAGATTTCTGCGTTCCACGTAGCAGTAACCACGGCAACGCGCAGTCCACTGCCATCTACCTGGGCAATATCAGGCAGGCCTTCTTTACTCATCGCTATCCTTTCAATCGCACGTCAAAGATTTATTTATGTTCGGCGTCCCACTGGGCAACCTGCGGAAGGTCGTGTCCCATGCGGTCGCGCTTAGTACGCAAGTATTCAATATTATCCGCGTGTGCTGGGGTGGCCAGCGGCGTGTGGTGGCTGGCATCCACACCAAAGCCGCTCAGACCTTCGCCCTTATGCGGATTATTGGTCAAAAGGTTTGCGGATTCGATGCCGAGATCGCGAAGGATCTGCCCGGCCACGGAATACTCCCGGGCGTCCTCGGGCAGTCCCTGCTCTAGGTTGGCATCGACGGTGTCCATGCCCGAATCCTGCAGGCGGTAGGCCTCCAACTTATGCAGAAGTCCGATGCCACGGCCCTCTTGACCGCGTAGGTAGATGACCACGCCGCGGCCTTCCTGGCTGATAAGGCGCATGGACTCATGGAGTTGGGGCCCGCAATCGCAGCGCCGTGAGCTAAAGGCATCACCGGTTAGGCATTCGGAATGGACGCGCACCATGACGTCGCGTGCGCCGCGCAGTTGGGCGGGATCCCCTGCAACCAACGCAACGTGCTCCTGCCCGTCTACCTCATGGCGGTAACCAATAGCAGTGAAGTGACCGTATTCGGTGGGCAGCTCAGTGGTTACCTGGCGGGTGACTTGGGTTTCATTATGGCGGCGCCACTCGATGAGCTGCGCGATAGAGATCATGGAGAGCCCATGCGTATCGGCAAAGCGACGCAACTCTGGCGAGCGCGCCATATCCGTGGGGTCATCCTCAGAGACGATCTCGCACAGCACACCGGCCGGGCGCAGGCCCGCCAAGCGGGCCAGATCAATGGAGGCCTCAGTATGTCCGTCCCGCTCCAGAACGCCGCTTGGGCGGGCACACAGCGGCACGACGTGACCTGGGCGGGTGAACTCTCCTGGAGTGGTCGCGGGGTCTGCCAGGCGGCGGATGGTTTCTGCGCGCGAGGTTGCAGAAATACCGGTACTGCCCGTTGCTGCGTCCACGGTCACCGTATAGGCGGTGCCACGTACATCCTGGTTGACCGCCAGCATTGGGGGTAGGTTCAGGCGGGTGCAATCTTCTGGTAATAAGGGGGCGCAGATATATCCAGAGGAATAGCGCACCATGAAGGCCACGAGTTCCGGGGTGGCTAGCTCCGCGGCGAAAATCAGATCGCCTTCATTTTCGCGATCCTCATCATCGATGACAACAACCGGCTTACCAGCGGCGATATCCGCGATGGCCTGGTCGATGGAATCTAGACGGATGGAATTATCACTCGCGCTCATAAGGTAGCAGTCTAGTCCTTAGCCTCAGGGGGTTAAGCTTCGGGGTGAAGCATCTTTTCTACATACTTGGCCAGCACATCCACCTCGAGGTTTACCTCTCCTCCCACCGGCAAGGCGCCGTGGATGGTATCGCGCAGTGTGGTGGGGATAAGGGATACCTCGAACCAGTCTGGGCCCACGGCGCTCACGGTCAGCGAGGTGCCGCTCACGGCAATGGACCCCTTTTCCACGACGTACCGGGCAAGCTCGGACGGCAAGCTAAACCGCAGCACATCCCAGTTCTCGGAGCTAGTTCGGCTCTGCAGCGTAGCGGTGCCGTCCACGTGGCCTTGCATGATGTGCCCACCCAGCCGGGTGGTGGGAAGCAGCGCCGGCTCTACATTGACCGGATCGCCCTCGGCAAGGCGCCCCAGGGCGGTGCGGTCAAGGGACTCCTGCATCACATCCGCACAAAAAGTATCGGCCGACAGATCCGCCACGGTAAGGCATACGCCGTTAATGGCAATGGAATCACCCAGTGCGGCCTCCGCAACGGTACGCGGGGCACGAATGCTCAAACGCAGCGCGTCTGCATGCGGTTCCATTGCCTCCACGGTGCCCAACTCTTGTACTAGCCCAGTAAACACGTCCAACCTTTCTCGCTCACTGCTTTGTCCAGCGCCTAGCGCACGTATTCAATGAGAACGTCATCACCCAGCGCCTTCATTCCCACCCGGCGGAAACGGGTGGCTTCTGCCAGCGTCTGGGTCACGGGGTGCGCGAGCACGCCGCGGCCCTCGCCCAGCAAAAGTGGCGCGATATAGGCAGAGATGGCATCCACCAAATCGGCCTTCAGGAAGCTACTGGCTAGGCCTGCTCCTCCTTCCACGAGGACGTCGCGGGCACCGGTGGCGTAGAGCTCGTAGAGAGCTTCTTCGATGCTGTCGTACTGCTCGTACCCTAGCTCGCGCAGGTGGCTTGCTGCATCGCCCGCCGATTCCAAATCACGCTTGCCAATGACCACCCGGCGTGGTTGGTGCGCGCGCAAGCTGCCGTCGCTAAAGCGCGCGGTGAGCGAGGGATTATCAGCCAGCGCCGTGCCGGTGCCTACCACGATGGCATCGCGGTGCGCCCTATCGGCATGCACCCAGTCGCGCGCCTCCTCGCCCGTAATCCATTGGCTGGTTCCATCGGCCGCGGCCGTAAAACCGTCCAGCGTTTGTGCGAACTTCAAGGTGACGTGGGGTCGTTGGGTGCGCACGGCAAATAACCATGGTACCAAGGCATCCTCGGCGTGCGGGGGCTTTTCTAGCTTGGCGACGTCCACTCCAGCCCCCGCCAGTACTTCTGCTCCACCCGCAGCCTGCGGGGTGGGATCGGCGTGGAGGTAGTACACGCGAGCCACGCCGGCATCGATAAGCGCCTGCACGCAGGGACCCGTGCGACCGGTGTGCGCGCAGGGTTCCAAGGTGACCACGGCCGTGGCGCCGCGCGCCTTATCTCCGGCCTCACGCAACGCCATGACCTCGGCATGCGCACCTCCTACGGGCTGGGTGGCGCCGA
The nucleotide sequence above comes from Corynebacterium tuberculostearicum. Encoded proteins:
- a CDS encoding PH domain-containing protein; translated protein: MNEAQAPKNPQHSHQLSDAEVLAYTSADPFAQTTSKPWEFTATSPFLRKVAIAWVILVMAIHIFMGITLDVSFTGAHVTTIDKFAFPGVGVLISVLSWIALNRPRLRANEDGVEVRNIVGTRFYPWQVVYGLSFPVGQRMARLELPEFEFVPVWALQSGDKDTVIDNVRRFRDVEAKYMPQD
- the ribH gene encoding 6,7-dimethyl-8-ribityllumazine synthase, translating into MSKEGLPDIAQVDGSGLRVAVVTATWNAEICDQLHAQAVQTATDNGAEVDEYRVVGALELGVVVQAAARAYDAVVALGCVIRGGTPHFDYVCDSVTQALTRISLDESTPVANGVLTVNDQQQAIDRAGFADSVENKGAEAMIAALDTALQLRTLNAAQK
- a CDS encoding bifunctional 3,4-dihydroxy-2-butanone-4-phosphate synthase/GTP cyclohydrolase II; the encoded protein is MSASDNSIRLDSIDQAIADIAAGKPVVVIDDEDRENEGDLIFAAELATPELVAFMVRYSSGYICAPLLPEDCTRLNLPPMLAVNQDVRGTAYTVTVDAATGSTGISATSRAETIRRLADPATTPGEFTRPGHVVPLCARPSGVLERDGHTEASIDLARLAGLRPAGVLCEIVSEDDPTDMARSPELRRFADTHGLSMISIAQLIEWRRHNETQVTRQVTTELPTEYGHFTAIGYRHEVDGQEHVALVAGDPAQLRGARDVMVRVHSECLTGDAFSSRRCDCGPQLHESMRLISQEGRGVVIYLRGQEGRGIGLLHKLEAYRLQDSGMDTVDANLEQGLPEDAREYSVAGQILRDLGIESANLLTNNPHKGEGLSGFGVDASHHTPLATPAHADNIEYLRTKRDRMGHDLPQVAQWDAEHK
- a CDS encoding riboflavin synthase, with translation MFTGLVQELGTVEAMEPHADALRLSIRAPRTVAEAALGDSIAINGVCLTVADLSADTFCADVMQESLDRTALGRLAEGDPVNVEPALLPTTRLGGHIMQGHVDGTATLQSRTSSENWDVLRFSLPSELARYVVEKGSIAVSGTSLTVSAVGPDWFEVSLIPTTLRDTIHGALPVGGEVNLEVDVLAKYVEKMLHPEA
- the ribD gene encoding bifunctional diaminohydroxyphosphoribosylaminopyrimidine deaminase/5-amino-6-(5-phosphoribosylamino)uracil reductase RibD translates to MGAELQDSNISAALLRAMAAGAEVRGTTSPNPPVGAVIVSSAGEIVGVGATQPVGGAHAEVMALREAGDKARGATAVVTLEPCAHTGRTGPCVQALIDAGVARVYYLHADPTPQAAGGAEVLAGAGVDVAKLEKPPHAEDALVPWLFAVRTQRPHVTLKFAQTLDGFTAAADGTSQWITGEEARDWVHADRAHRDAIVVGTGTALADNPSLTARFSDGSLRAHQPRRVVIGKRDLESAGDAASHLRELGYEQYDSIEEALYELYATGARDVLVEGGAGLASSFLKADLVDAISAYIAPLLLGEGRGVLAHPVTQTLAEATRFRRVGMKALGDDVLIEYVR